In a genomic window of Acidilobus saccharovorans 345-15:
- a CDS encoding RNA-binding domain-containing protein, producing the protein MGSGEIVAEVELRPTESEEKVMKALTNIFDPERVEKVQAGDYEIIRAYASSLASLQKLHRLLRTQEILEATRSYMLKELKGDAVTLLFHKQAAYEGKVSLLTWGEESPLGPIKITIRHPSIRDVIDWLAPQTSRGRPLWERSMPDP; encoded by the coding sequence ATGGGCTCTGGAGAGATCGTTGCAGAGGTTGAGCTTAGGCCAACGGAGAGCGAGGAGAAAGTCATGAAGGCCCTCACCAACATCTTTGACCCTGAGAGGGTTGAGAAGGTCCAGGCCGGTGACTATGAAATAATTAGGGCGTACGCGAGCTCCCTGGCCTCGCTTCAGAAGCTTCACAGGCTCCTTAGAACCCAGGAGATCCTTGAGGCGACAAGGAGCTACATGTTAAAGGAGCTCAAAGGAGACGCTGTCACGCTGCTTTTCCACAAGCAGGCAGCCTACGAGGGGAAGGTGAGCCTCCTAACTTGGGGCGAGGAGTCGCCGCTGGGCCCCATAAAGATAACAATAAGGCACCCAAGTATAAGGGACGTCATAGACTGGCTGGCCCCCCAGACCTCAAGGGGAAGGCCGCTCTGGGAGAGGAGCATGCCGGACCCTTAG